Part of the Paludisphaera borealis genome, GCGCGGCGATGTAGAAGTAATTCATCGGGTCGTGCGGCAGGCGCTCGACGCGAGCCGGTCCGAAGCCGGCCTCGCGCAACATCTGCAGCGCCTTCTCCTTGCCCCACATCGCGCCGAGGCCCGGGCCGCCGCACGCGAGCGAGACCGACATGCAGTGCATGCAGGAGATGGTATAGAGGAACGGCCCCAAGGGGTGGGCCAAGTCGGTGTGGACGTGGCTCGACCCCGAGATGTCCTGCATGAGGAACGTGCCGCCCGGCCGCAGCGCCTCGGCGATGTTCCGCAGGACCGCGTCCGGCCGGGCCTGGTCGTGGATGGCGTCGAAGGCGGTGATCAAGTCATACGCCGCCGACTCCCCCATCTCCGCGACGTCCCTCACCTCGAACCGGGCGTTCGACAGCCCGCGCCGCTCCGCCTCGCGCCTGGCCGCGACGATGGCTTCCTCCGCGAAGTCGTAGCCCGCGAACCGGCTTTTGGGGAAGTTCGCCGCCAGTTCATTGACCGCCCGGCCGCTGCCGCAGCCCACGTCCAGGACGTCGATCCCCCCGGCCAGCCGATCGACGAGGCCGGGGACCAGCGGCAGGATCTGCTCGGCCAGGGCCGCCACGACCGTCTGGGCGCTCTCCTCGGCCATCACCTCGTGGAACCGGTGGTACGCGGAATACGGCACGCCCCGGCCGTGTCGGAACGCCTCGACCACCTGGTCCTCGACGTAGCCGAGCACGGCGACGAACTGCATCGCCGCCGCCACGTTGTTCGGGCTCGACTCCCGCGTCAGCCACGCGGCGTGCTCCGGCGGCAGTCGGTACGTCCCGTCCCCCTCGCGGTACTCGACGACGCCCCCCGTCGCCATCGCGCCCAGCCACTCGCGCACGTAGCGCTCGCTCAGGACCGCCTCCGACGCGATCCGCTCGCTGGTCGCCGCAGGCAGCCGGGACATGACGTCGAACAACCCGGTGCGATGACCCATCGAGGCCATCAGGGCGAGCCCCGCGTGGTTGAGGGCCTCGACCATTTTCCGGCCGAATGCGTCCACGCGTTCTTGCTCCAGCGAAACGCCCATATGCTCACTCCTGAGTGGTCGTTCGACCTCCCCCGGATATCCATGGCGAGGGCCCCCACGAATCGCCCGCGCATTCGACCATGCATATCATCCACACGTTAACGATTCATTCTTCTCGTTTCAACTCATTTGCCATTTTCACCATCGGAACAATCGGAACGCGAAATCCAAACCATCATGACGCCGGGGGCCCCTCGGCGTCATGATGGTTTGGATCAGATCCATGATCGCGTTCCCGCTCGATCGACGTCCTGACCAGGCTCACTTCGGCGCCGGCGATTGCGCCACGGCGGGGCGGCGGTCGTCCAGGTCGGTGTCGGCCTCGATGTGGTTCTTCTCGATCGTGACCGGGCCGACGCGGGGCTCGACCTGGATGCCGACGGTCTGCGTCCGCTCCGCGCCGGCGCGGGTGTCGCGGATCTGGTTGCCTTCGAAGACGAGGCTGGCGGCCTCGCCGCGCACGCGGATGCCGGCGGTGCCCGGCTTCCGGCCGTTGTCCTCGATGACGTTGTCTTCGAGACGGTTACGGTGGGGGGCCATGCCGCTCGTCTCGTCGCGGAAGAAGACGCCGTTCTGGCCGTTGCGGGCGACGTGATTGCGGCGCAGCAGGTTGTCCGAATCCTTGTGGCCGATCGAGATCCCGAACCGGCCGTTGCCCTCCAGGCGGTTACCCTCGAACAGACCGTGCCGGACGCGCCAGCAGAGGAACAGGCCGTCGGTCCCGTTGTTCCGCGCGACGTTGTCGCGCACGACGGGGCGCTGCGAGCCGCTGCCGGGGTGGAAGCCGAGGTCGGCGTTGTCCTCGCTCACGCAATCGGCGACCGTCACGTCGTTCGACTGCTGGAAGCTGATCCCGTCGCCGTTGTACCCGCGCACGACGCAGCCCCGGATGACGGCGCCGAAGCCACGATAGAAATAGATCCCGGCCCCTCGACAGCCGTTGAGCGGCGGGTTGGTCGCCTTCGATCCCTCGACGACGAGGTTTTCGACGACCGCCCCCTCGACGTGCGACCCGCTGACGACCGGGAACACCGTGGCGGCCTTCGCATGGTCGGCGACCATGCAGTCGGCCCCGAGCGGCGCGTCGATCGAGAACGTGTTCCCCCGGGAGCCCGTGATCCGGGCGACGGTGGTGTGGAAGCCGCCGGCGTTGTCGTCCCAGACCGCGACGCCGCCGCCCACGGCGAAGCCCTTCGGGTCGGCGACCGTGATCTGCTGCTCGCCGTAGTCGCCGTCGATCGCCAGCGCGGAGGTCGTTCCGTCGGCCTTGCGGAGGATCGTCTTCCCCTTGCGCCCGCGTACCATGACGTGCGACCTCAGGTGGAGCGAGTCGCGCATCAGAAATTCCCCCTCGCCGATCTCGACGATCCCGCCGCCGAGGCCCGCGACGTAATCCACCGCCGCCTGGAGCGCCCGGTCGTCGGCGCCGTTGAGATCGCAACCGGCGCGGCCGACCGTCACTGTGGGACGGTT contains:
- a CDS encoding right-handed parallel beta-helix repeat-containing protein — protein: MSRFSTLTRGRRCVASALALVLSWLGQAAIADDHAPRPDERQLPTAMHSDMSNRPTVTVGRAGCDLNGADDRALQAAVDYVAGLGGGIVEIGEGEFLMRDSLHLRSHVMVRGRKGKTILRKADGTTSALAIDGDYGEQQITVADPKGFAVGGGVAVWDDNAGGFHTTVARITGSRGNTFSIDAPLGADCMVADHAKAATVFPVVSGSHVEGAVVENLVVEGSKATNPPLNGCRGAGIYFYRGFGAVIRGCVVRGYNGDGISFQQSNDVTVADCVSEDNADLGFHPGSGSQRPVVRDNVARNNGTDGLFLCWRVRHGLFEGNRLEGNGRFGISIGHKDSDNLLRRNHVARNGQNGVFFRDETSGMAPHRNRLEDNVIEDNGRKPGTAGIRVRGEAASLVFEGNQIRDTRAGAERTQTVGIQVEPRVGPVTIEKNHIEADTDLDDRRPAVAQSPAPK
- a CDS encoding class I SAM-dependent methyltransferase, whose translation is MGVSLEQERVDAFGRKMVEALNHAGLALMASMGHRTGLFDVMSRLPAATSERIASEAVLSERYVREWLGAMATGGVVEYREGDGTYRLPPEHAAWLTRESSPNNVAAAMQFVAVLGYVEDQVVEAFRHGRGVPYSAYHRFHEVMAEESAQTVVAALAEQILPLVPGLVDRLAGGIDVLDVGCGSGRAVNELAANFPKSRFAGYDFAEEAIVAARREAERRGLSNARFEVRDVAEMGESAAYDLITAFDAIHDQARPDAVLRNIAEALRPGGTFLMQDISGSSHVHTDLAHPLGPFLYTISCMHCMSVSLACGGPGLGAMWGKEKALQMLREAGFGPARVERLPHDPMNYFYIAAPDS